The Coffea arabica cultivar ET-39 chromosome 1e, Coffea Arabica ET-39 HiFi, whole genome shotgun sequence genome has a window encoding:
- the LOC113735170 gene encoding protein SENESCENCE-ASSOCIATED GENE 21, mitochondrial — protein MARSFPNAKLISAFVAQRISVAASRRGYAAGASQGAVPGSMRGGSNANMMRKKGGEESSSKTTSWVPDPVTGYYRPETHAAEIDAAELRNMLLKHKN, from the exons ATGGCACGCTCCTTCCCCAACGCAAAGCTCATCTCAGCTTTCGTTGCCCAAAGGATCTCTGTCGCTGCAAGCAG GCGGGGATATGCAGCAGGTGCATCACAGGGAGCGGTGCCTGGTAGCATGAGAGGAGGAAGCAACGCGAACATGATGCGGAAGAAAGGAGGGGAAGAGTCGAGCAGCAAGACCACCTCGTGGGTGCCGGACCCCGTGACCGGATATTACCGGCCTGAGACACACGCCGCCGAGATTGATGCTGCTGAGCTCCGCAACATGCTCTTGAAGCACAAGAATTG